In one Mus caroli chromosome 14, CAROLI_EIJ_v1.1, whole genome shotgun sequence genomic region, the following are encoded:
- the Fam216b gene encoding protein FAM216B isoform X2 has translation MLAFKTRNHITRYKDLNQGQRRYLYSIMRIYDSRPQWKALQTRYIHSLGYQQHLGYITQQEALSCAAVLRHSTMRASATVAPQRTILPRVFSHAKKGQPAKPRFRVRSRASPHSMLSTKTLDKA, from the exons ATGCTAGCTTTTAAAACAAGGAACCACATTACAAG GTACAAG GACCTAAATCAAGGGCAGAGGCGCTACTTGTACAGCATCATGAGGATTTATGACTCCAGGCCCCAGTGGAAGGCCCTGCAGACCCGCTACATTCACAGCCTTGGGTACCAACAGCATCTGG gttACATCACTCAACAGGAGGCCTTGTCTTGTGCTGCTGTGCTTAGACATTCAACCATGAGAGCCTCAGCCACGGTTGCTCCTCAAAGGACTATTCTCCCCAGAGTCTTCAGCCATGCAAAGAAGGGTCAACCAGCAAAACCTCGGTTTAGAGTCAGATCCAGAGCCTCCCCGCACAGCATGCTGAGCACCAAGACCTTAGACAAGGCATAG
- the Fam216b gene encoding protein FAM216B isoform X1, translating to MWKDLKKQYKPQNVPRMPRIQVPAAAADNSLLKDLNQGQRRYLYSIMRIYDSRPQWKALQTRYIHSLGYQQHLGYITQQEALSCAAVLRHSTMRASATVAPQRTILPRVFSHAKKGQPAKPRFRVRSRASPHSMLSTKTLDKA from the exons atgtggaaaGACTTGAAAAAGCAGTACAAGCCCCAGAATGTTCCACGAATGCCCCGCATTCAAGTCCCTGCAGCAGCTGCTGACAATTCATTACTGAAG GACCTAAATCAAGGGCAGAGGCGCTACTTGTACAGCATCATGAGGATTTATGACTCCAGGCCCCAGTGGAAGGCCCTGCAGACCCGCTACATTCACAGCCTTGGGTACCAACAGCATCTGG gttACATCACTCAACAGGAGGCCTTGTCTTGTGCTGCTGTGCTTAGACATTCAACCATGAGAGCCTCAGCCACGGTTGCTCCTCAAAGGACTATTCTCCCCAGAGTCTTCAGCCATGCAAAGAAGGGTCAACCAGCAAAACCTCGGTTTAGAGTCAGATCCAGAGCCTCCCCGCACAGCATGCTGAGCACCAAGACCTTAGACAAGGCATAG